A window of the Phaseolus vulgaris cultivar G19833 chromosome 5, P. vulgaris v2.0, whole genome shotgun sequence genome harbors these coding sequences:
- the LOC137836161 gene encoding uncharacterized protein, whose translation MISGEEDRWVWKGEGLIFSVSSAYSLVRRDCEADSSPVFGKLWSCKVAPSTLLSAWRVLENKIAIRANLVRRGVVVDNSLCCLCGKEEEHYCHLFFECSFAWRVWCLCFKRLGVSFVYHRDPLSNFVQFRMSQSSEMINDVWRSI comes from the coding sequence ATGATTTCGGGAGAGGAGGATAGGTGGGTGTGGAAAGGTGAGGGTCTCATTTTCTCTGTCAGCTCTGCTTACTCTCTTGTAAGGAGAGATTGTGAAGCGGATTCCTCTCCGGTTTTCGGTAAGTTATGGAGTTGTAAAGTTGCACCCTCTACCTTACTTAgtgcttggagggtgttggagaatAAGATTGCTATTAGGGCCAATTTGGTAAGGCGTGGGGTGGTGGTGGATAACTCTCTGTGCTGCTTGTGTGGGAAGGAGGAAGAGCACTACTGTCACTTGTTTTTCGAGTGTAGTTTTGCGTGGCGGGTTTGGTGCTTGTGCTTTAAGAGGCTGGGTGTGTCATTTGTGTACCACAGAGATCCTTTGTCAAACTTTGTTCAATTCAGGATGAGTCAGTCTTCTGAGATGATTAATGATGTGTGGAGATCTATCTAG
- the LOC137836162 gene encoding uncharacterized protein gives MELATLNTHPRRSVRIRSKAARVGNLHQTSRGMSSVSLSDGDIDNCNSRVRDMVSPADPSKLWEISRRVGIFYRGDDQEVEKEYVCMEARDVEFLKNVEEGNKDESKAKELLDARCFSLWGVNTVGWIHNKGDEGSGSLLCVVVNVYSPCNLSGKKALWEELSKVKEASQGYVWCLCGDFNAVRSRSERKGVRGRVEQSSEIRGFNSFIESFSLIELPLVGKTFTWFKPDGTAKSRIDRVFATEDWLQIWPMSKQYVLREVFDHCALVKSVEKDWGPKPFRSVDAWFFDKDFLKMVKARWQSYTVQGNAFLVLKEKLKCLKSDLKTWNKEVFGNLDNTKRRILQELEDLDSQDCNGDLGERDRLKRMELASCLAENDKRIESLIWVRLDGVELQSLSAMENETLVAMFSEEEIKKVVWKSWEFIKEIVASMALFHATGSIPKGCNASFIALIPKNKDPSKLEQYRPISLVGALYKIILKVLANRMKKVMPAIIDDNQSVFLKGRGILDSVLTANEVLEELRIRRRSGLCLKVDFEKAYDSVRWEFLYDMLSRMGFHSLWISWIKGCMDSATVSLLVNGSPTEEFKPTRGLRQGDPLALFLFLIVAEGLAGIVREALKVKMLTGLKIGRKEEEVCILQFTDDTLFFCEDNISNVITLKAIPRGFELASGLKIDFHKSKLAGINIQSNTVTCFTKILNCTQMGIPFKYLGIEVGGNPRKKQAPESVCTRIVKIQSRFLWGWGKVNKPISWVSWKDVCKPNKDGGLGCRDIRKFNQALISKWKWRCISPEKGRWKEVLGSKYDLVCDNGCTTAKDQSWWWRDLNKTCKEGVGSGWFQEELRWELGCGDKAKFWEEVWVGSENLKTMFPRLYSLSLHQGQTIGEVGMWCNSEWTWTLRWRRIRFEWESQLEADLNLLLSRVTLKKNMEDIQVWGKEDSGMFSVSAAYECLTKHSADPQSEVVEGVEGENAHETMFEQKRGADELNVMPYVPAKGGILPAHFSTLQICPTGMSSVLEVLSNKQAVVFIPWMMQRQKIELRSKVGLVLCDANEVRSYGVGVGAAIIYAHWLSRGRKDQGRAYDGVRIKREWCRQLGGAISRRGCCAKAQMVNPKAA, from the exons ATGGAATTGGCAACTCTGAACACTCACCCACGTCGCTCGGTAAGGATAAGATCCAAGGCAGCCCGTGTTGGGAATCTGCATCAAACCTCTCGAGGTATGTCCTCTGTCTCCCTTTCGGATGGGGATATCGATAATTGTAACTCAAGAGTTCGAGATATGGTTTCACCAGCGGATCCGTCTAAGTTGTGGGAGATTAGTAGAAGAGTAGGGATTTTTTACAGAGGGGATGATCAGGAGGTCGAAAAAGAATACGTGTGTATGGAAGCTAGAGACGTGGAGTTTTTGAAGAATGTTGAGGAAGGGAACAAGGATG AATCAAAAGCTAAAGAGTTATTAGATGCTAGATGTTTTTCTTTATGGGGAGTTAATACAGTTGGTTGGATTCATAATAAAGGGGATGAAGGGAGTGGAAGTTTGCT GTGTGTGGTGGTTAATGTTTACTCTCCGTGTAACCTGAGTGGTAAGAAGGCTCTTTGGGAGGAACTCTCTAAGGTGAAGGAGGCATCCCAAGGATAcgtttggtgcttatgtggtgACTTTAATGCTGTAAGAAGTAGAAGCGAAAGGAAAGGAGTTAGGGGTAGGGTTGAACAATCAAGTGAAATCAGGGGATTTAATAGCTTTATTGAATCTTTCTCCCTGATAGAGTTACCTTTGGTTGGCAAGACTTTTACGTGGTTCAAACCCGATGGAACGGCCAAAAGCAGAATTGATAGAGTCTTTGCTACTGAAGATTGGTTACAAATATGGCCGATGAGCAAACAATACGTTCTAAGGGAAGTGTTTGATCATTGTGCACTGGTGAAGTCCGTGGAGAAGGACTGGGGACCCAAACCATTCAGATCTGTTGATGCTTGGTTCTTTGATAAAGATTTTCTTAAGATGGTGAAAGCTCGATGGCAGTCTTATACAGTACAGGGGAACGCTTTCTTAGTTCTTAAAGAAAAACTGAAATGCCTCAAGTCTGACCTGAAGACATGGAATAAGGAGGTATTCGGTAATCTTGATAATACCAAGCGGAGGATTTTACAGGAGTTGGAGGATCTTGATAGCCAAGACTGTAATGGGGACTTGGGGGAAAGAGATAGACTGAAAAGAATGGAGTTGGCAAGCTGTCTCGCAGAGAATGACAAGAGAATCGAATCCCTCATAT GGGTAAGGTTGGATGGTGTTGAGTTGCAGTCTTTATCAGCCATGGAGAATGAGACCCTTGTAGCCATGTTCTCCGAGGAAGAGATAAAGAAGGTAGTGTG GAAGAGTTGGGAGTTTATCAAAGAGATAGTAGCATCTATGGCCCTGTTTCATGCGACGGGGTCGATCCCGAAAGGCTGCAATGCTTCGTTCATTGCACTTATCCCTAAGAATAAGGATCCTTCTAAGCTAGAACAGTACAGACCCATCTCACTAGTAGGAGCCTTATACAAAATCATTTTAAAGGTTTTGGCCAATAGAATGAAGAAGGTGATGCCAGCAATTATAGACGACAATCAATCTGTCTTCCTAAAGGGTAGAGGGATCCTGGACAGTGTGCTGACGGCTAATGAAGTTCTGGAGGAACTAAGGATAAGGAGAAGAAGTGGGCTCTGTCTGAAGGTGGATTTTGAGAAAGCTTATGATTCGGTCAGATGGGAATTTTTATATGACATGTTGAGCAGGATGGGGTTTCATAGCTTGTGGATCTCCTGGATTAAAGGGTGTATGGATTCTGCTACGGTGTCCTTGTTGGTTAATGGGAGTCCTACGGAGGAGTTCAAACCTACTAGGGGGTTGAGGCAGGGTGATCCCCTGGCACTGTTTCTTTTTCTGATTGTTGCGGAAGGCCTTGCAGGGATAGTAAGAGAAGCTCTAAAGGTCAAGATGTTGACGGGTCTCAAGATAGGACGCAAAGAGGAGGAAGTTTGCATTCTCCAATTCACGGATGACACCTTATTTTTCTGTGAAGATAATATAAGTAATGTGATAACTCTGAAAGCCATCCCAAGGGGCTTTGAGCTTGCTTCAGGTCTGAAGATTGATTTCCACAAGTCTAAACTGGCTGGCATTAACATACAAAGTAATACTGTAACTTGTTTCACCAAGATCTTGAACTGTACTCAGATGGGAATACCTTTTAAGTATCTGGGTATTGAGGTGGGAGGGAACCCAAGGAAGAAACA GGCTCCGGAGTCGGTATGTACAAGGATAGTCAAAATCCAAAGCAGATTTTTATGGGGTTGGGGGAAGGTCAACAAACCAATATCATGGGTAAGTTGGAAAGACGTTTGCAAACCAAATAAGGACGGAGGATTGGGTTGCAGGGATATTCGGAAGTTCAATCAAGCTTTGATTTCCAAATGGAAATGGCGTTGTATATCACCGGAGAAAGGTAGGTGGAAGGAGGTGTTGGGGTCAAAGTATGATCTGGTTTGTGATAACGGTTGTACAACTGCCAAAGAccaatcttggtggtggagagatctaAACAAAACATGCAAAGAGGGTGTAGGTAGTGGGTGGTTCCAAGAAGAATTACGATGGGAACTCGGATGTGGAGACAAAGCAAAATTCTGGGAGGAGGTGTGGGTTGGAAGTGAGAACCTTAAAACCATGTTCCCACGTCTGTACTCTCTTTCCCTACACCAAGGCCAAACTATAGGCGAAGTTGGAATGTGGTGTAATTCAGAGTGGACGTGGACATTGAGGTGGAGGCGTATCAGATTTGAGTGGGAGTCCCAATTGGAAGCTGATCTTAACTTACTCCTCTCCAGAGTCACACTAAAGAAGAATATGGAGGACATACAGGTGTGGGGGAAGGAGGATTCTGGAATGTTTTCTGTAAGCGCTGCCTACGAATGCCTAACCAAGCATAGTGCAGATCCGCAATCCGAAGT CGTGGAGGGTGTTGAGGGGGAGAATGCCCACGAGACAATGTTTGAGCAGAAGAGGGGTGCTGATGAACTCAATGTTATGCCCTATGTGCCAGCTAAAGGAGGAATCCTGCCAGCACATTTTTCTACTTTGCAAATATGCCCAACGGGTATG TCATCTGTCTTAGAAGTGTTAAGTAACAAGCAGGCTGTTGTGTTCATCCCATGGATGATGCAGAGGCAGAA GATTGAGCTTAGAAGCAAGGTTGGGCTGGTACTGTGTGACGCAAATGAAGTCAGGTCCTACGGTGTAGGAGTGGGAGCTGCTATTATTTATGCCCACTGGCTATCAAGAGGGAGGAAGGACCAGGGACGTGCTTATGATGGAGTG AGAATCAAACGAGAATGGTGTCGACAACTTGGTGGAGCCATATCACGGAGGGGCTGCTGTGCAAAAGCACAGATGGTTAATCCTAAAGCAGCTTAG
- the LOC137836224 gene encoding beta-hexosaminidase 2-like codes for MTKPEPTLLLLLLFLLSCACFTLNNAHSTTILNVWPKPRNLTWTPPYQATLTASNFTITTTTPHHNKHLSAAIIRYQNLVRSEHHYPLVPPEVNISTNLPPLEFLTLIVQDPDAALVHGVDESYTLSILPSSAILTAKTTWGAIRGLETFSQLAWGRPTCVAVGVHVWDSPLYPHRGITLDTSRNYYPVKDLLRTVEAMSMNKLNVFHWHLTDSQSFPLVLPSESSLAEKGAYASHMVYTPEDVKTIVEFGLDHGVRVLPEIDAPGHTGSWALAYPEIVTCANMFWWPAKGDVLAAEPGTGHLNPLNPKTYQVLKNVIRDVTTLFPEPFYHSGADEIIPGCWKTDPTIQKYLSNGGTLSQVLEKFINNTLPFILSLNRTVVYWEDVLLDATVHVSSTILPKEHVILQTWNNGHNNTKRIVSMGYRTIVSSSDFYYLDCGHGDFVGNNSIYDQQNGDDKNNGGSWCGPFKTWQTVYNYDIAYGLNEEEAKLVLGGEVALWSEQSDSTVLDARIWPRTSALAESLWSGNRDEKGMKRYAEATDRLNEWRSRMVSRGIGAEPIQPLWCVRNPGMCNTVQ; via the exons ATGACAAAACCAGAACCAACTCTCCTTTTATTACTTCTCTTCCTCTTGTCATGCGCATGTTTCACACTGAACAATGCACACTCAACCACCATCCTCAATGTCTGGCCCAAGCCCAGAAACCTCACCTGGACTCCACCATATCAAGCCACCCTCACTGCCTCTAACTTCACCATCACCACCACCACTCCCCACCACAACAAACACCTCTCCGCCGCCATCATCCGCTACCAAAACCTCGTAAGATCCGAACACCACTACCCTCTTGTCCCCCCAGAGGTGAACATCTCCACAAACCTCCCACCATTAGAGTTTCTCACCCTTATCGTCCAAGACCCTGATGCAGCACTCGTCCATGGTGTTGACGAGTCCTACACCCTCTCCATCCTCCCTTCTTCGGCCATCCTCACTGCTAAGACTACGTGGGGCGCCATACGAGGACTTGAGACGTTCTCCCAACTTGCATGGGGTCGCCCCACGTGTGTTGCAGTGGGAGTGCATGTGTGGGATTCCCCACTCTATCCCCACCGTGGGATCACGTTGGACACGTCGAGGAACTACTACCCCGTGAAGGACTTGTTGAGGACAGTGGAAGCCATGAGCATGAACAAGCTCAACGTGTTCCACTGGCATCTCACGGACTCACAATCTTTTCCATTGGTACTTCCTTCGGAGTCATCTTTGGCTGAAAAGGGTGCATATGCTTCTCACATGGTGTACACACCAGAGGATGTTAAAACGATTGTGGAGTTTGGTCTCGATCATGGGGTTCGTGTTCTGCCTGAGATTGACGCACCTG GGCACACAGGATCTTGGGCTTTAGCTTACCCTGAGATTGTAACTTGTGCAAACATGTTCTGGTGGCCAGCTAAAGGTGATGTCCTTGCTGCAGAACCAGGAACAGGTCATTTGAACCCTCTAAACCCCAAGACTTACCAAGTCCTAAAGAATGTCATACGTGATGTGACCACATTGTTCCCAGAACCATTTTACCACTCAGGTGCTGATGAGATTATACCAGGTTGCTGGAAAACTGATCCCACAATTCAGAAATATCTATCAAATGGTGGAACTCTCAGCCAAGTTCTTGAGAAGTTTATCAACAACACTCTCCCTTTCATTCTGTCCCTCAACCGCACCGTTGTCTATTGGGAAGATGTTTTACTAGATGCAACAGTCCATGTTTCATCCACAATTCTTCCCAAAGAGCATGTGATTTTGCAGACATGGAACAATGGACACAACAACACTAAAAGGATAGTTTCCATGGGATACCGCACCATTGTGTCATCGTCAGACTTCTATTACCTGGATTGTGGCCATGGTGACTTTGTGGGGAACAACAGTATCTATGATCAGCAAAATGGGGATGACAAAAACAACGGTGGCTCTTGGTGTGGACCTTTTAAGACATGGCAAACTGTATACAACTATGATATAGCATATGGGTTGAATGAGGAAGAAGCAAAATTGGTTTTGGGTGGGGAAGTAGCACTGTGGTCAGAACAATCTGATTCAACTGTTTTGGATGCAAGAATTTGGCCTAGAACTTCTGCATTGGCTGAGTCATTGTGGTCAGGAAATAGGGATGAAAAGGGTATGAAAAGATATGCAGAGGCCACAGATAGGCTGAATGAATGGAGAAGCAGAATGGTAAGTAGAGGAATAGGGGCTGAGCCAATTCAGCCACTTTGGTGTGTTAGGAACCCTGGTATGTGCAACACAGTTCAATAA